Proteins encoded in a region of the Tachyglossus aculeatus isolate mTacAcu1 chromosome 12 unlocalized genomic scaffold, mTacAcu1.pri SUPER_6_unloc_3, whole genome shotgun sequence genome:
- the LOC119921584 gene encoding uncharacterized protein LOC119921584 — protein sequence MASLDCPSQEGMSSLSQGGILSTGIQKKRKLGPGPSPGLERERARSLPVRSSCDEDATQAAKRRSVQVSPLAADGKSLGTPSFKKTGSPPSIRSPVPFQVLPNGEAITVNEVEMAFQRFFGSQRSGLGVSTLNWSDGSVLKSDRETNPCLSSLSVQFRARSNPLTDSEDFRLMPVVSSPRAISSHKLRRPRIPRSASVRPRARRRLCWDS from the exons ATGGCCTCACTGGACTGCCCCTCTCAGGAGGGCATGAGTTCACTTTCACAGGGTGGGATCCTCTCTACTGGGATCCAGAAGAAACGGAAACTGGGCCCAGGCCCCTCCCCCGGACTAGAGAGAGAGCGGGCCCGTTCGTTGCCCGTTCGTTCCAGCTGCGATGAGGACGCCACCCAGGCTGCCAAACGCCGCTCTGTCCAGGTCTCTCCGCTGGCTGCAG ATGGCAAGAGCCTCGGGACCCCCTCTTTCAAGAAGACTGGCTCCCCCCCGTCCATCAGAAGCCCAGTGCCATTCCAG GTTCTGCCGAACGGTGAAGCCATCACCGTGAATGAGGTGGAGATGGCCTTCCAGAGATTCTTTGGCTCCCAGCGGTCAGGGCTGGGGGTCTCGACACTGAACTGGTCGGATGGTTCCGTCCTGAAGTCAGACCGGGAGAccaatccctgcctctcctccctctcagtGCAGTTCAGGGCCAGGTCCAATCCACTGACCGACAGTGAGGACTTCCGCCTCATGCCTGTGGTCTCCTCTCCCCGAGCCATCTCCAGCCACAAGCTGCGGCGCCCGCGGATTCCCCGAAGTGCCTCGGTCCGACCGAGGGCTCGTCGCCGCCTATGCTGGGACTCCTGA